AATCCCCTAAGTTCACACGATTTCTCACTGCATTGATGTAAGGATAAGCTTCGGCGGTACGGTTGCATTCATTAAGTGCCTCGGCATACGACAAATAAACTTCCGCTAAACGCAGCAACGGCCACTGGATCACCCGGTTCTTCCACTCTCCCTGGCGGTCAAGCAAAAATTTGCGGGCTGTTATACCATTGGTTGTAAGTCCTTTATCGTCCAGACTGACAGTTTTGTTATTATAATGTATACCTGCCGGGTAGTTCTTCTTGTCATCCGATTTGGCTCTACAAACATCGGCTTTTCCACTGCCAAAGATATCGCCGTCTAATAAAATTGTCTCACTCAAGCGTGGGTCACGGTTGATAAACGGGTTTTTGCTATGTTCCGGATTATTCCAATCGAAATCGCTGCCATCTGCCATGGGAAACATATCGAAATATTCTTTTGTAGGTCCCCAGGCACCCCAACGAGCTCCTTGCATGATACCACCAATATTGTTGGTACGATAGTGGCGACGTACCGAAATCAGTGACTCCGTAGTGCCGCGTTTATAGTAAGCATCGCGGAATGCCATACGCGGCTCAGCCTCTTTTACCAGGCCGTAGAATCCTTCCTTTTTCATCTCATCAAAAAACTCCTTGCCGGCATTGGCTGCATCCTCCCAACGCTTTGCGTCGTAACCCCCGAACCAAGTCATCAGTTTGGTAGAAGCTTCGCCATCATAATAAGGAGCATCTGAATTGAACAACGGACTTGCCACAAACAAACGGACACGAACTTTCAATCCCATAGCAGAGGCGCGGGTCAAACGTCCGCTCCAGTTGTCAGACTCTTCTTCGGTGACAGCCCAGGGTAATTCCTTACAGGCAATAGCCTCATCCAGCATACGGATGATAAAGTCTACCGTCTCTTGCAAAGTGCCACGTCTGGGCAATTGTGCGTCATCTGCTTCAATCGCATGATCTACTATGGGCAATGCGCCATAATGACGGAGCATTTCGGCATATTGGGTAGCGATGACAATCTTAGCTTCTGCCTTTAAACGGGATTTTTCGTCCGCACCCATATCAGGCACCCTGTCCACATTCTCAATAAATACCCAAGCCATGCGGATGCTTTTCCAACCATTGCGTGCCGTAAACTTATATTTGGTACCGTTGGCTTTGTCCTCGGAGCCGGCATTGTAAGAACCGTTGTAGTAATTAATATTCACCCCATCCCATGTTAAAGATGAATTGCAAAGATCAGTCAATCCTTCCAGGATACCATACCATAATCCTACCGAATTTGTGTATTGATTGCTCGCGTTAAAACTATAAGGTAAATATCCATAACTGTTCCATAATACACGGCGTGCATATTCGGCCGTAGAGAAAATAGTATCGATGGTTACATCAGAACTAGGCGGCTTCTGAAGAAATTTTTCACCTAGCGCAAAGTCCTCGCATGATATCGTTGTAGTCAATAACGCAATCAACATCAAGCCGTGAAAATATCTTTTAAGTGATTTCATATCGTTTATTCTCCATTTTTAAATTAAAATCCTACTTTCAGACCGAAATTAATAACCATCACCAACGGATACATAGGTGTGGCACTGGCCTTTGACTCGGGATCTATTACATCCAGCTTATCGAATGTGAGTAGATTATATCCCGTAGCATATATCCGCAAGCTACCTAAATGTATTTTCTCCAGTGCCTTTTTGGAAAAGCTATAACCTATTTCCACATTCTTCAAACGCAAGTAAGAGGCATCACGCAGCCATAAATCAGAATCACGGTAATTGTTGGATTTATTAAGGAATGAAATAGCCGGATACTTGGCCGCGTCTCCCTTCTGAGTCCACGTATCGGTAGTGAAATACCTCATCAAAGACCGGGAATCGGTCTGGCCGAAAGGATAACGGAATACGTCTTTTAGCATTCGGGAAGTTTTTGCAGCTCCCGACCAAGTCATGCTTATATCAAATCCTTTGTATGAAATTCCATAGTTGATGCCACCGGACAGTTGGGGATAAGTGGGATTACCAATGGCTGTAATATCATTTTGGTCTATCTTCTTATCACCGTTCAAGTCTTTGTACTTCACGTCGCCGGGCATGGGTGTAAAGCCTGTACCATAGTCGGGCATACCACCACGTTCTTCGGTAACATAGCGTGCGACATCTTCTTCCGAGAAATAGCCATCGAACTTATGACCGAAATTCTGTCCCACCGATTTGCCTGTACGTTGCATATAAGCATAAGGATATTCGGCTTCGTCCATATAGATAATCTTATTTTTAGCATAAGAGATGTTGAAACCAATGTTATAATCAAAAGCATTTACTTTGTCTCTCCAGGTCATGCTGAACTCAAAGCCTTTGTTATCTACTTTACCGATGTTGGCAGTAGGAAGCGTCACAGCCAGATAGCCGGGGTTTGTACCGCGGGAAGTCAGGATGTCGCGACGATGCTCAATGAAATAGTCGAAATTTATCTTCAGCTTGCTGTCGAAAAAGTAAGCGTCGGCACCATAATTCTGCTTGGCTGCCGTTTCCCAAGTCACATTGGGATTACCTTTCTTTGATTCGACAGCACCTTTAGTGATGGAAGAACCGTTACCGAAATAGAAACCGCCACTGGCAGGATTGTATACGTCCGGCAAATAAAGGAATCTGGATTTGTCACTTACACGGTCGTTACCCACAATACCATAAGAAGCACGCAATTTCAGGTAACTGACATAAGGCTTCAGACTTT
The DNA window shown above is from Bacteroides faecium and carries:
- a CDS encoding RagB/SusD family nutrient uptake outer membrane protein yields the protein MKSLKRYFHGLMLIALLTTTISCEDFALGEKFLQKPPSSDVTIDTIFSTAEYARRVLWNSYGYLPYSFNASNQYTNSVGLWYGILEGLTDLCNSSLTWDGVNINYYNGSYNAGSEDKANGTKYKFTARNGWKSIRMAWVFIENVDRVPDMGADEKSRLKAEAKIVIATQYAEMLRHYGALPIVDHAIEADDAQLPRRGTLQETVDFIIRMLDEAIACKELPWAVTEEESDNWSGRLTRASAMGLKVRVRLFVASPLFNSDAPYYDGEASTKLMTWFGGYDAKRWEDAANAGKEFFDEMKKEGFYGLVKEAEPRMAFRDAYYKRGTTESLISVRRHYRTNNIGGIMQGARWGAWGPTKEYFDMFPMADGSDFDWNNPEHSKNPFINRDPRLSETILLDGDIFGSGKADVCRAKSDDKKNYPAGIHYNNKTVSLDDKGLTTNGITARKFLLDRQGEWKNRVIQWPLLRLAEVYLSYAEALNECNRTAEAYPYINAVRNRVNLGDLKTGLDKKEFREAVLRERACEFGYEEVRFYDLIRWKREADFTKRLHGLYIYRHVVPEGTDKFAGEYKFDFPQLTARAWQKAGGFTPKWYLSAFPATEINKGYGLVQNPGWE